The nucleotide window CGATATAGGGGAATCCTCTCCATAATTGCCTCAGTTGCCGACAAGCAAGCCTCGTCAAAAGAAGTTGCCAAAAGTAGTTGCCGACAGGTCACTCTGTCAAAAGAAGATGCCAAATCACGTGAAAGCAGCAGACAAAGCATCTCTGCTTTTACTTTAGTCAGATCACCGAAAAGCAGCAGACAAAGCACTGTTCGCTTTTTGACAATCCACCAAAAGTAGCCGAAAGCATCTGCAGGAGTCAAAGTTACCTCTACAGTTGCTAAAAGTTGAATCAGGTTGAACACCCGTGCCTCTACAGCTGTCCAACCATAGTTGCCTTTTGTAAACCATAGTTGAAAGTTGTCTTTAAATTCAGGCTTCGGCCTCAGTTGTAGATAGAACTGGTTGGGAACTAGTTTTACCAactacaatttatttttcagttttaaagaTTCTCTCTGAAACACCTTTGGAGAAATCACGCTTGTACATAGTCTAAGTGTGTTGAAGTTTGCAGTTGCACCTTTGTGAGTATAATAAAAGTtgctattttaaattattctattttgactaatttcatatatgcattattttcTGCATATGCATTAGTCTGAAAGTTGAGCTAAGTTGCTGCATtatcatattcatcttctttctcactATCTCTCTGTGTGTCCCCTTgttttggtatcagagccgtaAGAGTTACGGTCTTTGTCTAAGTCTGCTACTCATTCCCGCCCAAGTGGCTGGTTTAAGCATCTGAGTAGAaggttttcatcttcttcctttccttcctttttattctttgAGTTGTCTGTTAATTTCACTCTAAGGTCTGACCCGTGAGTCCTTTTTGCTAGATCTGTAAGTCCCGAGGGTAGGGCGTTTGTGCTGGGCAGGAGACAGAAAATTGAGTGGAGTTAGTAGGTTTCTTAGAGTCTAAGGAGTGAGTCCGGGAAGTCCCTgtttatcttcttcctcagtccGTTTGAATCAAATACTTGAGTAGCCATGAGTCGTTTTCTTAGGTCGAGTTCCTGTAAGTCAAGCAGTTCTAAGACCAGTATAAGTCGACTCCCTGAGATagttaatgaagaacaatttgaatatgattctagttgcaaagaacaattagattttagagattggaataTCCCTAAAGTCCCgagtcaaaaaatttataagaaacaTTGGTTGCCTTCCAGTTTTAATAGCACCACACATGTCAAAACAGTTGAACAAGTTTACGCTCTTAGTAAAGAACACGAAACTTGCCAGTTGCTTAATCTTGAGTCAATCAAAAAGCACAAGACTGATGGAAACAATTTCCTGCATATTGGTCTTGTTCAAGTTGCCGTTAAGCCCCTAACCAGGTTAGGATTAAAAGCCTCCATACTGCTCTGTTTACGCGATGCCCGGTTCACCGCGTTCAGTGACAGTACCCTAGGAGTCATTGAGTCTAGTTTGTGTAACGGTCCAGTTCATTTTGATTGTTACCCAGACTTTACTGTAAGCCTTAGTGATCCTCATATATTGAGAACCTTAACCCTCAATATTAAGACTGAAGGTTATAATGTCCTCCCAGGAACCCAACCTTTAGCATTAGTTTACAGAATTTACTATAAGGTCACAGGAACCAATATAAACTTCCAGGCCTTAaacaaaagcccaaaggatcAGACAGTCCTGATCCAGAGTCACACCTCAGACGCCCATATTCAAGTTCCCCAGACCATTAAATGGTCAGAAGTTGCCCTTCCAACAGATTGGACCTTAGTTACCGAGAGCCAACCAGCTCCGATTCAACGTAGTCTAAACAATTTAGACTACATCCAGCAGTACCTAGATGGCACGGTTAAGATTAGGTTCGATAGCCAGCCTCTACATAAGTCTAATGTCCAGTTACATCAGTTACCAACCCCAGGTCAGTCACAAAGGCATGCCCCAGCTAGGCACTCCTTTACTACCTCATCCTCAACTCTAGAACGAGACCTAGAGTTAGAAAAAACCATGATAGACTTGAAGCTTGAGTCCCTGAGAAGATCCTCTCAGGTAACCCAGCCCTGCTACGGCAAGGCTCCAGTTGATGAAAAGTCAGAATCCCCTGAGTCACCTACCCAGTCTGACTTTATAGTTGATAACTATGCCACAGTTGTTAACCAGTTGAGAACCCTTAATAGAAAATTCAGAATTGATTGGTCACGTCTAAACAGTCATCTCAAAGCCCCTGAGAACCAGTCTAGACGGGATAGTTACCACCAAGCCTATCCAGAAGCCCAACGCCGCCTAGAAATCTTTAGTGAATGGAAAGATTACATGCGGTCAGCccaagttgaaattttctaccttgattttgttgaaagcCGCTATATGTCAAATGATGAGTTAAAAACTTTAACTcagcaaaaatggaaaatggcaGATAAGTCTGTCGTTGAGTCTAGTCATCCTCCAATAGAAACCATAATTATTGAGCATAAAGATACTCTTATTCCTGCTACTCCTTTCAAAACATTTGAAAGTAGTGACAGTAATAGAAGAATTCTtgagcaaaataattataccAACCAGAGTTTAATCGTAATAGGAAAACAGCTGGATACAatagaaactaaaattgataAGTTAGGTTCTACAGACGTAGagtctaaaaagaaaattgaaaaaccaattGTCCAGTTCCAGGATCTTAGGTCTAGCCCGACCCTTAAGATCACCCcaacaatgaagaaaatagaagacaTGTTAGCCCAGTTGACCCCtgccaaatttgaaaaaactgaGAAATCTGGTCTCAAAACACTAGATGCCTTTGCAGTAGAAAACACCTCTGAGTCTGAGTCGTCAGAAGTAAGCaatatttctaaaattgaaaaagcctTTCAAACTTTAGAAATCCAAGTTGAACCCAAAgttaagaaattagaaaagtttGTTAGTCCCAGTAGCCTGACCAAAAATTGGTATCCCAGGCCAACACCTCCTGAcattcaatttgaagaaagaaacctgCAGACCCAGTTCTCTGTTTCTTCCGACAAATTGTATGAATGGAACATTGATGGTCTCTCTGAGCAAGAGATCCTCAATAAGTTACAACATATGTCTATGGTTGCCAATAGTTATATCACCAATCACAGTTTCAGACAGTCTGAAATTGTCCCTCTGTTAGTCACTGGTTTCACTGGTACTCTCAGAAGTTGGTGGGATAAACACCTGAGTCCTGAGTCTAAAAGCCGAATAACCTTTGCTGTAAAACTTAATGATGATGGTCACCCTATCTTTGACGAACGAATAGGTCAAGGTATAGAAGACGGTGTCAACACCCTGTTTTACACCATAATCGATCACTTCATAGGAACCCCTAGTAATCAAACTGCTAGGATCCATGATCAGTTGAGTAATCTTAGATGCCCAAAGTTGTCCGATTTCAGATGGTATAAGGATGTTTTCATCTCTAGGGTAATGCTTAGAGACGATAGTAATCAGCCATTCTGGAAAGAGAAATTTGTCAATGGTTTGCCAAACCTGTTTGCCCATAAGATCAGAACTACCCTCAGTAATGAATTAGGACATATTGATTGGGATAGTTTAACTTATGGTAATATTATAAGTACAATTAATCAAGTCGGTATGAAAATGTGTGTTGATTACAAAATCGGAAAGCAAATACAGTCCGATAGGAAATCAGCCAAGTATGAGTTAGGAAACTTCTGTGAACAGTTTGGTCTCAGTAGTTTGCCGCCCTCTAGAAGAAACAAGTCTAAGCCAAGTCACCTTAGGAAACGCCGGTTTTCctccaaaagaaaacattttgcAGTTAAAAGTGACAATGAgttttataagaaaagaaaaagttttaaaagaaaaaattggtctAAAGCCCCAAGAAAAGCCCAGAAGAGTCGACCCAAAACTGATAAGTCCAAagttaaatgttttaaatgtcaaaaatttggtcattacgcctctgagtgtaaagtcaAAGATGCCATTAAGCAGTTGCAGATCTCAGAAGCTGAAAAAGAGAAGTTGATTCAAGTTTTAGAGTTGCGAGACTCTGAAACTAGTAGCCCTGAAACCTTAGTTGCCAGTTCTGGTTATGATTCTGAACAAGTTTCAGATTCCCAACCTAGTTCCCCTGATATTCAGTTTGGTTGCACAGATAAGTGTTGTAATAGAATCAagtctgtttttgttcttactaaacaggaagaacaagaagagttGTTAATCGACTTAATAAGCCGAGTAGAAAACCCTGAGTTAAAATccgattatttgaaaaaattgcgAAAAGTCATCAGTCAAGAAAGCTCTAGTAGTCCTAAACCGCAGCCGGTCAGTTTAGCCACTACTATAGAAAAGTTCgcccagaaaaagaaagaagttacCTTACAAGACCTCCAGTTAGAAGTCAAAATAGTCAAACAAGAATTAGTCGAGTTAAGACAGATTAGTAACCAGTTGCAAGTTGAAAATAATACAATCAGGCAAGACTTAACAAGTCTTCAAAAAGGCAAAATGCCTTTAGAGCCCAGTAGCCAGTCAGACAGCCCTGCTGGTTCTGACGAAGAAACCCCAATTGTCAACCTAATCAAACAAGTCAATTTCCGAAAATGGTATTCGAAAGTTACAATAGTTGTCAAAGATTTTGAATTTACTACAGTTGCCTTATTTGATTCAGGAGCCGACCTTAACTGTATTCAGGAAGGTCTAATTCCTACTAAGTATTACCAGAAGTCTAGAGAAACCCTAAGCACTGCTTCAGGAAAATCTCTCCAGTTGAATTATGAGTTGCCTAAAGCCCATATTtgccaaaacaaagtttgttttaaaacttCGTTTGTCTTAATTAGAAATATTACTGATGAGGTTATCTTAGGATTACCTTTCATAAGCCTACTTTATCCCTTCCAGGTAGAATACGATGGTGTTATCTCTACCCAGTTAGGCGAGAAAGttaagtttagttttctttctaAACCAGAGTTGCATAATCTGAAAGCCTTACAGAAACGGTCTGTCTCTAGGTCCCTTCAGGTTGTCCAGAAAACTAACCAGTTGAAATTTcttaaagaagaaattaagttCAAAAGAGTTGAACAACAGCTTGCCAGTCAGTCCTTACAgttgcaaattcaaaaatttgaacaaagattaaaagaagaaatttgttcTGAGTTGCCCACAGCCTTTTGGTATAGGAAACAGCATGTTGTCCGTCTTCCTTACATCAAAACCTTTAGTGAGAAAAATATCCCCACTAAAGCCAGGCCAATACAAATGAGTCAAGAAATGATGGAGTtctgtaaaaaagaaattgaggaGTTactccaaaagaaaataattcgtAAGAGTAAGTCCCCCTGGTCGTGTCCCGCTTTTTATGTCCAGAAAAATGCTGAACTAGAAAGAGGAGTTCCCAGATTAGTCATCAATTATAAGCCCCTTAATGCGGTCCTAGAATGGATTAGGTATCCTATACCTAATAAAAGAGATCTCATTAATCGATTAGAAAAAGCAGTTGTCTATTCTAAGTTTGATATGAAAAGTGGTTTCTGGCAAATCCAAATAGATGAGTCAGATAGATATAAGACTGCATTCGTCACTCCCTTTGGTCATTACGAATGGAATGTAATGCCCTTTGGATTGAAAAATGCTCCTAGTGAATTCCAGAATATCATGAATGATATATTCAATCCTTACAGTCAGTTTTCGATtgtttatattgatgatgttctGATCTTTTCTGAGTCAATAGAACAACATTGGAAACATTTGAATAAGTTCCTTCAAGTTGTCAAACAAAATGGTTTAGTTGTTTCTGCCAAAAAGATCAAGTTGTTTCAAACCAATATTcgttttcttggtttcaatATTTGTCAGTCGCAAATCTCCCCAATTGATCGAGTCATCCAGTTTGCTGATAAGTTCCctgatcaaattcttgataaGAGTCAACTTCAGAGGTTTTTAGGATCCCTAAATTATATCTCTGACTTCTATCAGAATCTGAGAAAACAGTGTAAGCCCCTATTTGATAGGTTGCAGAGTAATCCTCCTCCTTGGTCGTCTACTCATACTGAAGTTGTTAAACAGATTAAGTCCCATGTCAAGACACTTCCCTGTCTTGGTATTCCTTCAGTTGATTCAttcaaaatagttgaaacTGATGCCTCTGACATAGGTTATGGTGGCATTCTTAAGCAAAAAGTCAGTCCTAGTTCTCCAGAACAAATTGTTCGATTCCATTCTGGAACCTGGACTCAGTCGCAGCATAATTACagtactattaaaaaagaaatattagctATTGTATTATGCATTAGTAAATTTCAAGATGATTTGCTTAATCAAAAGTTTTTAATCCGAGTTGATTGTAAGTctgcaaaacatgttttagaaaaagatgttcaaaacattGCATCTAAACAGATTTTTGCACGATGGCAAAGTATTTtaagtatatttgattttgaaattgaatatttgaaaggCAGTGAGAATTCTGTtcctgattttctcactcgAGAATTCTTGCAGGATGCACAATGGCTCCCaagaaagacaaacaaaaagcagTAGCCAGTCAACCCAAGTTGCCCAAGTCACCCAAGTCAACCCAGTCATCCCAGTCGTTCAGAGTCCTTCCTTCCTCCATGAGTCAACCTAAGCCAGAGTCGCCCAAGCAAATAGTTCCTTATCCGGGTCACCCCCCATTATCAGTTGCCACTCCAATCTCAGTTGCAAATAGATTTTCCTCTTTAGGATCAACAGTTGGCCAAATTCGCCCCAGTTATCAATCCACCTTAATTTCCAGTTATGACCCCTTTGCAGTTGAGATCCCTGCAGGGCCATCAGTTGTCCACAAAAAATTGTCCCCTTGttttggtatatatatatatatatatatatataagaccaAGAGAAGTAAAACAGAATTGGAATAAGTCAAAATAGAATTTAACTAGagcataaatacataaaattctTATCTCACAAATTGCATGAATGaaaatgtaattaattatttaaaataatgttTAGGAACGAAAATAGGATCATAAAATtaacttcataattttattgacttaataaaactttgaaaacaTGAAGATAAAACTTACATAAAGCAATGCCACGTAGGACACTCATACTTCTACTGATCATTCGCACTCTTGCTTAAGAACTTTGATAACTgaagaaaattacaaagaaaaagccTATGAGGAAAAGTCTGAGGATTACAAATGACTTGGGGCTTCTATTTAAAGACATGGCATCAGGAAGAAGACAAAATAACTTTTGAAATTAACTTGTGCTTTAACTCTGGGCATCTTTGCCTTAACTCTGTGCATTTGCTTTAACTCTGGGCATGTGCTTTAACTCTAAGCATCTTTGCTTTAACTCTGGGCAACTGCTTTAACTCTGGGCAACTGCTTTAACTTTGAGTAACTTTGCTTTATCTCTGGACATCTGCTTTAACTCtgattatacatatatatatagacctTTTCTATTGAGTGAAGCGATAATACACTAAACTAAAACCCACACACAATATGAATGCTAGGACTTGAACCCAAAACCTTACCTGAGAGCATGGAAGGACCCATGATTTTAAAATGGGGTGGGCTAGATTTTAAGTTCGGCTAAACTTTATAGGGAGACTTATGAAATTaatcataatattatataaatttaatttaaggacatatcatttttattttatttatttaaagagtcCGACTTTACACCAACAATGTCATCAACAATTGATTATATATGCTTAAAATTAACATTAGTTGACAACTAACAACTCATATTGCAACTTATTTAGTATATGTGTTTTATACtaacaataacaaaagaaaaacacagcCTAGTTTGTACACACTGCAGGTCCATCCCTGCTTAAGAGAGCAATTATTCCAAATTACTAGACTAGTGAGTCCTGCAGATAGGTGATTTCTTCATTGACGTGTAttctatgaaaaaaaaaaagaaaatctaaacAATAttagcattaaaaaaaattgtaaaaatagtttttcttaaattttgacCACCCAGTCTCAACTCAATGCTCATCGCAGCTGAAAAGGGAAaagataaatgaaaaatctaaCAAAGTCTATTAAATTTGGGGCCATAAAAGGGGGCCAGAAGGACCCACAAAGACCACTTCcgatcaaaataccagaaaaaataaacagagaaaaatttgattaaaattttcagttgCAAATTATTTGGAAGAACAGAATTGTTCAGTCTCAGTCTCAGCACTCTCAGTCAGTCTCTGTGATCGATGGCAATGGCGGACAATGGGCGAGTTGTATGCAAATGCACAGCGAGGAGGAGCTTCTGCTTCAGAGAACTGACTTTCGACGAGAAGCCCAATCTCCGAAACCATCTACGAAACGTTTCGACAGTTCCTCTCTTTAGAAACGGCCTCATTACTCGGTGCCCATCTGTCGCCGGAAATAGCATTCTCAGGTTTGCTCACACAAttatagtttatttttttgttgaatttattGATTCGTCAGTGGCATGGTTTGTTTGGTTCACGGGAAAACTCgggaaaagaaggaagaaaaaaaagagaaattttttagactTGCGTGGTAAACTGAATACTTGGCTAGGCTCAGTTTGGTTGctgattaaatttaaaatgaagtaaTGTAAAAGGGAAAACTTATATAATTGGTTTCGACAAGAAATTTCTGAGCTGAGCTTGTTTCTTGCTTTTGAAAGTTGAAATTGGATTGATAGAGAATCTAGAgatgtatgtatgtgtatgtACATACCTATGCGTATGTGATATTACAATTGTGCATTAATTAGAGAATCTATGTATTGTATTGTAGCATGGATGCACGAGAGAATTCGAGGTCCACCATATTGCCATCATCAAGACATCAGAGAGTTCCCATATATGTGATGATGCCTGTTGATGCATTCTGCATTGATGGTTCGGGGCGTCCGAAGATTAGGAAGTAAGTTTTATTACTTTCCTTGTAGCTGAATACACTGTCAATACTCAATACGAAAGTTTATGAGAGGAATTGATGAGGGTATGATGCATATACACACTGGAATATATTGTTCTACTCTTTTTAAACAGCTTGCAGCTAACTATTCAAGCTAACTATTTTAGGCTTAAATGTGCCTTTGAAAACATTttgaagtttatttatttactgtttttttccctttcaagTTTTACCGGTGACACAGAAACGCTTTATATGTCCATCGATTCACTGTTGTTTCAGAATCAAGGCCTTAACTGTAGCTCTAAGAGCACTCAAGTTGGCTGGTGTCCATGGAATTGCAGTTGAAGTTTGGTGGGGAATCGTGGAGCGTTCCTCTCCTCTTGCATATGATTGGTCTCTATATGAAGAGCTTTTCAAACTGGTTTCTAAGTCAGAGTTGAAGTTGCATGTTGCCTTGTCTTTTCACTCAAACATGAACTCTTCTTCTAGCAAAAAAGGTGGTGTAAGTCTTCCGCTTTGGATCATAgaggtttgttttctttgctaTTCGCAAATCCCATTTGACTGTTGGACCTTGGAGTTTTCGTTAAATTGTTGAAGTTATTAGACTGGTAGAATCCACATGTTCCCCTGTATCAGTACCCTTACAAGCATAAGAAACATAACCCATATGGATGGCTATGCATGATATTGACTTTTCTTCAGGATCCTTGCTAATATGCTATGGTCTGTGTTCCCCATTGGCATACATGATTTCAGCTTTGATGTATGCAGTAAGCAAGCAGGTTGGATCCTGAATTTAGATAGAGAAGCTGATGCTCTTTTTTTCCTCCCAGATTGGCGATCACAATAAGCACATATATTATCATGACCAAAATGGATTGTCCAATGATGATTATCTTACACTAGGGGTTGACCACGTGCCTCTGTTCTGCGGCCGGACTGCCGTCCAATGTTATGAAGATTTCATGTTGAGTTTTGTTAAGAAATTTGAATCATTTATTGGAGGTGTGATAGAAGAAATTAGTGTTGGTCTTGGTCCTTCTGGTGAACTTCGGTATGTTACAGTCACACTAGAACCACAAGTATGAATCCAGTGCAATAGTTTCTTATACAACCTTGCTCACAGGTATCCTGCACATCCTTTTGGCGATGGTAGATGGAACTTTCCTGGAATTGGTGAATTCCAGTGCTATGACAAGTACATGTAGGTTAAGACTCTTTCATCTTGTGATGGAAATTTGGTTGATGTTGAATTTTCCCTATTTTCAAACTTGCTTCCTTTTAGGATGGACGACCTAAAGATGGCTGCATGCAAGGAAGGAAAGCCTCAGTGGGGAGATAGGGGACCACAGAATGCTGGCGGTTACAACAGTCTCCCATCTGGAGTTCCTTTCTTTGAAGAGGGAGAGGAAAGCTTTCTTTCTGATTATGGGTGTTTTTTCCTTGTATGAAACTGATGGAAGTTGCCtgctttattattttgaaagcAAATTTATGCATAATCATAGCCTAGTATACATTGCATGACAGAaatgttaatttattttggctGTTCATGCACATTTCATTCCAGAACTTCCGCATGGAATAAAATGCACACATTTCAATGAAAGGAGATATTGGGCTAGTGTTATTTTTAGTAATGCAAGACTTTTTGTAGGTGCATGCAAACACCTTGGGTCTGCAATTTACAGTATCAATCTTTTGTGTAACTTTTTTGTAATCCATTTGTTTCTGGGGGCTATTCTTGTGGACTTTTTGAAACTCAAGTGTTACATTACTCTATTGCAACATAATTTTGGAAGTAGCTAAGTTTTGAAGGATTCAGTATGAATCTTATGACAAGGGAATGAGGTTTTCTCTGAAAAATGCAGTAAATTATGTGCAATttgattaaaaatgaaaaaaaagcaTTGATGCTTGTCTTCCAGAAAACGAAAATCATCATAGGATTGTATTGGTAAGTAAATCAAGAACAATTCTAGATGTATAAATGGGAAAGTGTATTATGGTTACTTATCATGTTATACTTGGCATAACATGATTAAACTGATTGAAATATAATGTGGAGCTTAAGAGATCTGACAGTGGCTTAACTCGTTGTAGGAATGGTATAGTGGTAGGCTGCTTCATCATGCAGATGATATTCTTGCAAAGGCAGCTAAAATTCTGAGGAAATatcaagaaaacaagaaaacttcTATTCTATTGGTGGCTAAAATTGGTGGTATATTTTGGTGGTATCAGACAGCAGCACACCCTGCTGAACTTACAGCTGGATACTACAACACTGCTCTTAGGGATGGTTATGAACCTGTTGCTTCAATTTTGTCTCGTCATGGAGCTGCTTTGCATTTTTCGTAAGATTCTAAATTTTAAGGTTCTTACTAGAATTTTGTTCATAGTACCAACGTGATGACTAAAGGGTTTCCTTAGACATGATCTTTTCCAATGTATCTATTCTAGCATGCTCACATACTAAATATCTTATTGCAGCTGCTTAGAAATGATGGACACTGATAACCCAGCATCCTATCTTTGCAGCCCAGAAGGATTACGCCAACAGGTATTTGGCCTGTTGATTAATAATGCATTGCTTCTATGCTTGTTGCCTTATTGGGAATTAGTTTGAAGTCCTTGTTTCAGTTTTGACATTTTCGTTTGTATTTCTCAAGTTTTCAATTTAGCTAGGCCATGCAGCTTTTCTTGGCACGGCAAGTAATGCCAGGTCTAAGCCCAACATGAGCTTGGCATGCGCCCTTGCGATTTTTTTAGTATTAGGGATATTGGGTATTGGTGATTTTTGTAGTTTTCTTTTAGCATAATCTATTATAAGGTAAATCTTAGTATTAATTGGGTTGATTTCTCTGGCGAAatgaagaataaagaaaaaacgTATAACAATTTATCAAcgaataattattttctgtaCTATTGAAATTTGGAATACAATTTACTACAAAATAAGGTTGGAACTGCATCAATACCGTTTTAGCATCACTATAGTTTATGTATATCTTACTTTATGTTGGCATGGCCTGGTCCATTTTACTCCAGTaggtggtggtagtggtggtttGCTGCCGTCTAGATCATTCAATTGGTTTCTTATATAAAATGTTTACTGGATTTTTATCCAATTCAACTTTGCTCTAACATGATTCTATTTGACCCCAGATATGGACTGCTTCAAAGAAAAGGATAATACATTTGATCGGGAGAAATACCAATGAACGATTTGACAGGGTAGATTCATCCTTTGCTTAAGAGAAAAAAGCAAATTTCAGCTACCTTATATTTCTATTTGACCATCTATTGCACACAGATATGGATTgaacattatatatttaatattgcAATTGGGTTTGCTCTTGTAAGAGAACGAGTATTTGATTGAAAGGAGATGAAATGTCTGACAATCCTAGAATAGCAACAAATAACTAGTAAGAATGACTTCTGATATCATTTAAGTTGGCTAGCTTAAAatgaatttagggtttatcTCCTTCTTTGGTTGCCCATTTTGCCCCCATATTCACCCATTGGCTTTTCTCTTGCAGGTTGGGTTATGGCAAATACATGCTAACTGTCACCATTCACAGGCCGAAGCTGTAAGATCATTTACTTACTTCAGAATGAATGATAAGATTTTTAGGGCTGAAAACTGGAATAATTTTGTTCCTTTTGTTAGAAAGATGAGCACAAATTGGTGAAGTCCCTCAACCCAATATAACCATTAAATTTCACTGAACAATGAAGAGCAACAGTCTCACTGCcctataatattttttgttcaagGGCAGATGTAGAAGTTCAGTAACTTCTTGATTAATGAAATAACTTTGTGTTTCTATCCTGTGTGCGCTTTGGCTTTTATACAAATAGAAAAGTAAACATCTAACTGTTCTGTTGGCCTGGGGTTTGACATTGTTAGCATATTTGACAATCAAGACATCCAACAGATAGAGGGCTGCTAGTCAGTTGTGTGAAGATGGTCCTTTGTGCCACGCTTGATGTTTATAGGTTGGCTTGCAGGATTCTCTTGTCAATAAGATGTATGGGAAACACCATGAACATGGGGTGTTCAAAAATTCAATCCGCTCAAACAAACCGATCGAATCCAATTCAGTTTTTATTGGTTTTGATGACTTTAGCAGATTGAATTGGATCTCTAAATTCAAAAACCGACATACGGATTTTGTTGTAAGAagaatccaatccaatatgTTGATTTcatgttattattttcttttatagcaatttaaaattaataaagctTCAGTAATTTAAGCCATTTGAGAGAATTATGTTGAACACATTTCATCAACGTTTAATGTTTGGGAGACTTACTTTGCATTGTATTTTAATGATTCGAATGCGAAACCATTTAACCATTCAATTAAATGGTTATTATAttagt belongs to Prunus persica cultivar Lovell chromosome G4, Prunus_persica_NCBIv2, whole genome shotgun sequence and includes:
- the LOC18779817 gene encoding inactive beta-amylase 4, chloroplastic isoform X3, with the translated sequence MAMADNGRVVCKCTARRSFCFRELTFDEKPNLRNHLRNVSTVPLFRNGLITRCPSVAGNSILSMDARENSRSTILPSSRHQRVPIYVMMPVDAFCIDGSGRPKIRKIKALTVALRALKLAGVHGIAVEVWWGIVERSSPLAYDWSLYEELFKLVSKSELKLHVALSFHSNMNSSSSKKGGVSLPLWIIEIGDHNKHIYYHDQNGLSNDDYLTLGVDHVPLFCGRTAVQCYEDFMLSFVKKFESFIGGVIEEISVGLGPSGELRYPAHPFGDGRWNFPGIGEFQCYDKYMMDDLKMAACKEGKPQWGDRGPQNAGGYNSLPSGVPFFEEGEESFLSDYGCFFLEWYSGRLLHHADDILAKAAKILRKYQENKKTSILLVAKIGGIFWWYQTAAHPAELTAGYYNTALRDGYEPVASILSRHGAALHFSCLEMMDTDNPASYLCSPEGLRQQIWTASKKRIIHLIGRNTNERFDRVGLWQIHANCHHSQAEAHI
- the LOC18779817 gene encoding inactive beta-amylase 4, chloroplastic isoform X1, which translates into the protein MAMADNGRVVCKCTARRSFCFRELTFDEKPNLRNHLRNVSTVPLFRNGLITRCPSVAGNSILSMDARENSRSTILPSSRHQRVPIYVMMPVDAFCIDGSGRPKIRKIKALTVALRALKLAGVHGIAVEVWWGIVERSSPLAYDWSLYEELFKLVSKSELKLHVALSFHSNMNSSSSKKGGVSLPLWIIEIGDHNKHIYYHDQNGLSNDDYLTLGVDHVPLFCGRTAVQCYEDFMLSFVKKFESFIGGVIEEISVGLGPSGELRYPAHPFGDGRWNFPGIGEFQCYDKYMMDDLKMAACKEGKPQWGDRGPQNAGGYNSLPSGVPFFEEGEESFLSDYGCFFLEWYSGRLLHHADDILAKAAKILRKYQENKKTSILLVAKIGGIFWWYQTAAHPAELTAGYYNTALRDGYEPVASILSRHGAALHFSCLEMMDTDNPASYLCSPEGLRQQIWTASKKRIIHLIGRNTNERFDRVGLWQIHANCHHSQAEADSLVNKMYGKHHEHGVFKNSIRSNKPIESNSVFIGFDDFSRLNWISKFKNRHTDFVVRRIQSNMLISCYYFLL
- the LOC18779817 gene encoding inactive beta-amylase 4, chloroplastic isoform X2, giving the protein MAMADNGRVVCKCTARRSFCFRELTFDEKPNLRNHLRNVSTVPLFRNGLITRCPSVAGNSILSMDARENSRSTILPSSRHQRVPIYVMMPVDAFCIDGSGRPKIRKIKALTVALRALKLAGVHGIAVEVWWGIVERSSPLAYDWSLYEELFKLVSKSELKLHVALSFHSNMNSSSSKKGGVSLPLWIIEIGDHNKHIYYHDQNGLSNDDYLTLGVDHVPLFCGRTAVQCYEDFMLSFVKKFESFIGGVIEEISVGLGPSGELRYPAHPFGDGRWNFPGIGEFQCYDKYMMDDLKMAACKEGKPQWGDRGPQNAGGYNSLPSGVPFFEEGEESFLSDYGCFFLEWYSGRLLHHADDILAKAAKILRKYQENKKTSILLVAKIGGIFWWYQTAAHPAELTAGYYNTALRDGYEPVASILSRHGAALHFSCLEMMDTDNPASYLCSPEGLRQQIWTASKKRIIHLIGRNTNERFDRVGLWQIHANCHHSQAEAVRSFTYFRMNDKIFRAENWNNFVPFVRKMSTNW